In Nymphaea colorata isolate Beijing-Zhang1983 chromosome 13, ASM883128v2, whole genome shotgun sequence, one DNA window encodes the following:
- the LOC116267152 gene encoding plastid division protein PDV1-like: protein MGLHNLNSTIQKSRILREKVEDAVRDVFQQCQSSYCSSCCLHSDPEAMVFTAQDQKGHLHAESTGYSACLHLEIRNLMAIGDALQVFEEWLRFLERLQSQQEVEKYSALVRLEQSRQFLVKRLVEHNGRDRPVIQEALEFARAADKSANLHPKESIPNGNNAHLQKKHTNTTMMPLRGFISFIISPILIMKKPFRLLKAAGSLVGFGVAAVGTLLALQLQQRNLESSKMHKMMLKRNVGSGRESIINSAARGRTRQIRRTHMDVLHGRG from the exons ATGGGCTTACATAACCTGAATTCTACAATTCAGAAATCTCGGATATTGCGCGAAAAAGTCGAGGATGCCGTCAGAGACGTCTTCCAGCAATGCCAATCTTCTTACTGTTCTTCTTGTTGCCTGCACAGCGACCCAGAAGCGATGGTTTTCACTGCCCAAGATCAAAAAGGGCACCTACATGCGGAGTCTACTGGATATTCAGCATGCCTACATCTTGAAATAAGGAATCTAATGGCAATCGGAGACGCGCTGCAGGTGTTCGAAGAGTGGCTTCGTTTCTTGGAG AGACTGCAATCTCAGCAGGAGGTGGAGAAATATTCTGCTCTTGTACGACTGGAGCAGAGCAGACAATTCCTTGTCAAAAGGCTGGTTGAACATAATGGAAGAGATCGGCCTGTGATTCAAGAGGCGCTTGAATTTGCAAGAGCAGCAGATAAATCTGCCAACCTACATCCGAAAGAATCAATTCCCAACGGTAACAATGCACATTTGCAAAAGAAGCATACTAATACGACCATGATGCCTTTAAGAGGATTTATATCCTTCATCATCTCTCCTATCCTTATCATGAAGAAGCCATTTAGGTTGCTAAAGGCTGCTGGATCGTTAGTGGGGTTTGGAGTTGCTGCAGTTGGCACGCTTCTAGCACTGCAATTGCAGCAGAGAAACCTTGAATCCTCTAAGATGCATAAGATGATGCTGAAACGGAACGTTGGTTCAGGAAGAGAATCTATTATAAATTCTGCAGCCAGAGGACGAACACGGCAAATAAGGAGAACGCATATGGATGTTTTACATGGAAGGGGTTGA
- the LOC116266657 gene encoding plastid division protein PDV1-like produces the protein MTHFPPSACQASLRWEMEAEEIEAILEKIWDLHDKISDAIHSVSKAHFLSSTKPQEKPSKDQGGFVFMKECRSDKDELSEARSLNAIRTALENLEDHLEFYHTVQSQQRAERDAAIAQLEQSRLILAMKLADYHGKKYSVIEEALAFVGSVDENFVAPEDLTRSQMSKNIEVLGSKGSNFLMQIFASSFNLVRRSLKLETVAGLIGNAALIAASMIAVLQLQQLTVKGGYLLDASRIEEDAHLGSTVTQRKVLPREYRVTKLDVLLARG, from the exons atgacccATTTCCCACCATCGGCGTGTCAGGCATCATTGAGGTGGGAAATGGAGGCAGAGGAGATCGAGGCCATCCTTGAGAAGATTTGGGATCTCCACGATAAGATCAGCGACGCCATTCACTCAGTCTCGAAAGCTCACTTTCTCAGCTCCACGAAGCCTCAAGAGAAGCCCTCCAAGGATCAGGGAGGATTCGTGTTCATGAAGGAATGCCGCTCCGATAAGGACGAGTTATCCGAGGCAAGAAGCCTCAACGCCATAAGAACCGCGCTGGAGAATCTTGAAGACCACCTCGAGTTTTACCAT ACCGTGCAATCTCAACAACGTGCTGAGAGAGACGCTGCAATAGCACAACTTGAGCAAAGTCGTCTTATTTTGGCAATGAAGCTTGCAGATTACCATGGCAAGAAGTACTCAGTCATTGAAGAAGCCTTAGCATTTGTTGGCAGTGTCGATGAAAATTTCGTTGCCCCAGAAGACTTAACAAGAAGTCAGATGAGCAAGAACATAGAAGTCCTTGGGTCAAAGGGGTCTAATTTTCTCATGCAAATTTTTGCTTCGAGTTTTAATTTGGTTAGAAGGTCACTAAAGCTTGAGACAGTTGCTGGGTTAATTGGCAATGCAGCTTTAATTGCTGCTAGCATGATTGCTGTGTTACAGTTGCAGCAACTGACGGTCAAGGGTGGGTATCTGCTTGATGCTTCACGGATTGAAGAAGATGCTCATCTGGGTAGCACGGTTACACAGAGGAAGGTGCTTCCTCGTGAATATCGGGTCACAAAATTAGATGTATTGTTAGCCAGAGGATGA
- the LOC116266562 gene encoding receptor-like protein kinase FERONIA: protein MAMPRIFLVLILYSVALRFKGLVAQKDAYVPVDSILLNCGSSGDETDSDGRKWKGDVGGKIDLTSQSDVPVKAQYQDPSLPSTVPYMSARIFSSESTYTFQVTPGPHWIRLHFYPASYSSLAASDSFFSVTTGGFTLLHNFSAAITAQALTQSYIIKEYSVNCTTNSLNITFSPSADHPSAYAFVNGIEIISMPDIYYSDDVRLVGFEDQLIDISGNSFQMMYRLNVGGQFISAAEDSGLSRTWYDDTPYLYGAGIGITTAASKKLSIQYSTDTTIYTAPVDVYSTARSMGPDPKINQNYNLTWNFQVDKNFTYIVRLHFCELQYNEVNQRVFDIYLNNQTAQESADIIGWASSKAVPVHKDYAVMASDADTLWVALHPSVGMKPEYLDAVLNGIEIFKINDATGNLAGPNPIPSPLLPDPVADDSDSSPSGNSGKKLHVIGGAAGSAAVLGALAFCVAVYYRKKREGLGPDGMTSGASAWLPLYGGNSHTMGSKVSTISGRSCTSSHVSSMAANLCRHFTFQEIKQGTKNFNESLVLGVGGFGKVYVGEIDGGTQKVAIKRANPSSEQGVHEFQTEIEMLSKLRHRHLVSLIGYCEDDNEMILVYDYMAQGTLREHLYKSNKPPLSWKQRLEICIGAARGLHYLHTGAKYTIIHRDVKTTNILLDDKFVAKVSDFGLSKTGPGLDHTHVSTVVKGSFGYLDPEYFRRQQLTDKSDVYSFGVVLFEVLCARPALNPSLPKEQVSLADWALHCMKKGVLEDIIDPQLKGKINPECLKKFAETAQKCLSDHGMDRPAMGDVLWNLEFALQLQESSEDGKASTTDKSGAPGLFNELNNHSSDGVVGVEAMMNEDASTLTSTEVFSQLISPKGR from the exons ATGGCAATGCCTCGAATCTTCTTGGTGCTAATTCTTTATTCAGTTGCCTTGCGATTTAAAGGATTGGTTGCTCAGAAGGACGCATACGTTCCCGTTGATTCCATTCTGCTGAATTGTGGCTCTTCCGGTGATGAAACAGATTCCGACGGCCGAAAGTGGAAGGGCGACGTTGGAGGCAAAATCGATCTGACATCACAGAGCGATGTTCCAGTGAAAGCCCAATACCAGGACCCTTCGCTTCCATCCACAGTGCCATACATGTCTGCCCGAATCTTCAGTTCTGAATCGACTTACACCTTTCAGGTGACGCCGGGGCCGCATTGGATCCGCCTCCATTTCTACCCTGCTTCTTACAGCAGCCTTGCTGCATCTGATTCTTTCTTCTCTGTAACTACCGGCGGATTCACTCTCCTTCACAACTTCAGCGCTGCAATCACTGCCCAAGCTCTCACCCAGTCCTACATCATCAAAGAGTACTCCGTGAATTGCACCACCAACTCCCTGAACATTACCTTCAGTCCCTCTGCTGATCATCCATCTGCATATGCGTTTGTTAATGGGATCGAGATCATCTCGATGCCGGATATATATTACAGCGATGATGTTCGGCTCGTCGGTTTCGAAGATCAGTTAATCGACATTTCTGGCAACTCTTTTCAAATGATGTACCGGCTGAATGTTGGAGGTCAGTTCATATCAGCAGCTGAAGACTCCGGTCTTAGCAGAACCTG GTATGATGACACACCTTATCTATATGGTGCTGGGATTGGTATCACAACTGCTGCTAGTAAGAAGTTGAGTATACAGTATTCAACGGACACAACGATATACACAGCTCCGGTTGATGTCTACTCCACGGCGCGGTCGATGGGCCCTGATCCAAAGATCAATCAGAACTACAACTTAACCTGGAATTTTCAGGTGGACAAGAACTTCACATACATAGTCAGGCTACATTTTTGCGAGCTTCAGTATAATGAGGTGAATCAGAGGGTGTTTGATATTTACCTAAACAATCAAACTGCTCAAGAAAGCGCTGATATCATAGGATGGGCATCTTCGAAAGCTGTTCCTGTACACAAAGACTATGCTGTTATGGCTTCTGATGCGGACACTTTGTGGGTAGCCCTTCATCCTTCCGTTGGGATGAAGCCGGAATATCTTGATGCTGTTCTTAATGGGAtagagattttcaaaataaatgatGCTACTGGGAATCTGGCCGGACCCAATCCAATTCCTTCCCCTTTGCTCCCTGATCCTGTTGCTGACGACTCAGATTCATCTCCTTCCGGGAATTCGGGAAAGAAGCTTCACGTGATTGGTGGCGCAGCTGGAAGTGCTGCAGTTTTGGGCGCTCTGGCCTTCTGTGTTGCTGTCTATTacagaaagaagagagaaggcCTGGGACCTGACGGCATGACAAGTGGAGCATCTGCATGGCTTCCACTCTATGGTGGAAATTCTCACACAATGGGAAGCAAAGTGTCCACTATATCCGGAAGAAGCTGCACCAGCAGCCATGTCTCGTCGATGGCAGCCAATCTCTGCAGGCACTTTACATTTCAAGAGATCAAGCAGGGAACCAAGAACTTTAACGAATCATTGGTATTGGGAGTTGGTGGATTTGGAAAAGTTTATGTAGGTGAGATTGATGGTGGTACCCAGAAGGTGGCAATCAAGCGGGCCAATCCTTCATCGGAGCAGGGTGTGCATGAATTTCAAACTGAGATAGAAATGCTTTCAAAGTTGAGGCACAGGCATCTTGTTTCACTAATTGGGTATTGCGAGGATGACAATGAGATGATCTTGGTTTATGATTACATGGCACAAGGAACACTCAGGGAACATCTCTACAAAAGTAATAAGCCCCCGCTTTCATGGAAACAGAGGCTGGAAATATGCATAGGGGCAGCTAGAGGATTGCATTATCTTCACACTGGTGCAAAATACACAATCATCCATAGAGACGTGAAGACTACCAACATTCTTTTGGATGACAAATTTGTAGCAAAGGTTTCTGATTTTGGCTTGTCAAAAACTGGGCCTGGACTTGACCATACTCATGTCAGCACAGTGGTGAAAGGCAGTTTTGGCTACCTTGACCCTGAATACTTCAGGAGACAACAACTGACTGATAAATCTGACGTTTACTCTTTTGGGGTTGTTCTGTTTGAAGTTTTGTGCGCTAGACCAGCTTTGAATCCAAGCCTTCCTAAAGAGCAAGTAAGTCTTGCAGATTGGGCTTTACATTGTATGAAGAAAGGGGTCCTAGAGGACATTATTGATCCACAATTGAAGGGGAAGATCAATCCTGAGTGTTTGAAGAAATTCGCTGAGACTGCACAGAAATGCCTTTCCGATCATGGTATGGACCGGCCGGCAATGGGAGACGTTCTATGGAACCTTGAATTTGCTCTGCAGTTGCAGGAGAGCTCAGAAGATGGCAAGGCATCGACAACAGATAAAAGCGGAGCTCCAGGTCTCTTTAATGAGCTCAATAACCATAGTTCAGACGGTGTAGTTGGAGTTGAGGCCATGATGAATGAGGATGCCAGCACTCTAACCTCGACTGAAGTTTTCTCGCAGCTTATTAGTCCAAAAGGGAGGTAA